One stretch of Deinobacterium chartae DNA includes these proteins:
- a CDS encoding histidine phosphatase family protein: MTHPVPRPPTGFPAEDPRTTTEFWVVRHAQTTWNAGGRYQGQTDVPLSDVGETQAWRLAERLEDAAFAAVYTSDLSRARRTAEIVASRLAGRPEVRVEPRLREIDVGELGGRYHHELETLYPAYLEELRRDPWNARRPGGESMADLALRVREAFEDLRARHPGERILVVTHGGVVRVAVSLALGGHLQDVWARLSIDNTSITRMLLSPAGGRLISYNDAAHLEWDEEDTPDDAED, encoded by the coding sequence ATGACGCACCCGGTCCCACGGCCGCCCACCGGCTTCCCCGCCGAAGATCCGCGCACCACCACCGAGTTCTGGGTGGTGCGCCACGCCCAGACCACCTGGAACGCCGGCGGGCGTTACCAGGGTCAGACCGACGTGCCGCTGTCCGACGTCGGTGAAACGCAGGCGTGGCGTCTGGCCGAGCGCCTCGAGGACGCCGCTTTCGCGGCGGTGTACACCTCGGACCTGTCGCGGGCCCGCCGTACCGCCGAGATCGTGGCGTCCCGGCTGGCCGGGCGGCCCGAGGTGCGCGTCGAGCCGCGCCTGCGCGAGATCGATGTGGGCGAGCTGGGCGGACGCTACCACCACGAGCTCGAGACGCTGTACCCCGCCTACCTCGAGGAGTTGCGCCGCGATCCCTGGAATGCGCGGCGGCCCGGCGGCGAAAGCATGGCCGACTTGGCCCTGCGGGTGCGTGAGGCCTTCGAGGATCTGCGCGCCCGCCACCCGGGCGAACGGATCTTGGTCGTCACGCACGGTGGGGTGGTGCGCGTGGCGGTCAGCCTGGCGCTGGGCGGCCACCTGCAGGACGTGTGGGCGCGGCTGTCCATTGACAACACCTCGATCACCCGCATGCTGCTGTCGCCCGCAGGCGGACGCCTGATCTCGTACAACGACGCCGCGCACCTCGAGTGGGACGAAGAAGACACGCCCGACGACGCCGAGGACTGA